A genomic window from Nomascus leucogenys isolate Asia chromosome 10, Asia_NLE_v1, whole genome shotgun sequence includes:
- the DENR gene encoding density-regulated protein has product MAADISESSGADCKGDPRNSAKLDADYPLRVLYCGVCSLPTEYCEYMPDVAKCRQWLEKNFPNEFAKLTVENSPKQEAGISEGQGTAGEEEEKKKQKRGGRGQIKQKKKTVPQKVTIAKIPRAKKKYVTRVCGLATFEIDLKEAQRFFAQKFSCGASVTGEDEIIIQGDFTDDIIDVIQEKWPEVDDDSIEDLGEVKK; this is encoded by the exons ATGGCTGCTGACATTTCTGAATCCAGCGGGGCTGACTGCAAAGGAGACCCAAGGAACAGTGCCAAGTTAGATGCCGATTACCCACTTCGAGTCCTTTATTGTGGAG tCTGTTCATTACCAACAGAG tacTGTGAATATATGCCTGATGTTGCTAAATGTAGACAATGGTTAGAGAAGaattttccaaatgaatttgCAAAACTTACTGTAg aaaattcaCCCAAACAAGAAGCTGGAATTAGTGAGGGTCAAGGAACAgcaggggaagaagaggagaagaaaaaacagaagagag GTGGAAGgggtcaaataaaacaaaaaaagaagaccgTACCACAAAAGGTTACTATAGCCAAAATTCCCAGAGCAAAGAAGAAATACGTGACAAGAGTATGTGGCCTTGCAACTTTTG aaattgatcTTAAAGAAGCACAAAGATTTTTTGCTCAAAAATTCTCCTGTGGTGCCTCAGTAACAGGGGAGGATGAAATTATCATTCAGGGAGACtttacagatgacataattgaCGTCATTCAGGAAAAATGGCCAGAG GTAGATGATGACAGCATCGAAGATCTTGGAGAAGTAAAGAAGTGA